A window from Aeromonas rivipollensis encodes these proteins:
- a CDS encoding DUF2256 domain-containing protein — MHLKPHLPEKVCPVCLRPFAWRRKWARCWPEVRYCSERCRRHKEHS; from the coding sequence ATGCACCTCAAACCCCATCTACCCGAGAAAGTCTGCCCTGTCTGCCTGCGTCCTTTTGCCTGGCGGCGCAAGTGGGCCCGCTGCTGGCCCGAAGTGCGCTACTGCAGCGAACGCTGCCGCCGTCATAAGGAGCACTCCTGA